From the genome of Falco biarmicus isolate bFalBia1 chromosome 2, bFalBia1.pri, whole genome shotgun sequence:
AAGAAAGTACAACCAATGTGGGAAGAACACCTTCAAAAATAAGTcacagtaaattaaaatttctcTCTAGAGGTAAAATGTGATTGAAATTTCTTCATGAGAGGGACTGAAACAGAGCTAACTTTCAACCCTTTCAGGAAGCATACTCTGATGATGAAGAAATTTTGGCAAGTTTTATAGGAGATAAAAATTAATGGTTGTAACAGtctttttctgtattagaaAGTAATTTAATCCAGATTATCATTGTTTAGCAAGGGCATCATTTCCAGCAATAAGATGGAAGAGGGGAAAGTAAAGTGCCAGCCctccaaaattttttttaaaaacaaaaccaaatcctaCACCAAATACTTACACTACCCAGGAGTACGCTAACACATCCAAAACTGAACTGAGAGCTCACTCTCTAACAGGCTTAGCCATTAGGTAGTTCTTCCTAAGCTTTTGTGGCTCAAATGACATACTAcccttcctttctgtcctgttaCTTTTCCAGGCACAAGTACTGTTGATAGTTGTAACACGGTCAAAAATTGATATAAAAATGATTGAGGTAGGACAGCCAACCAAGTTGTGTCTTGCCTTTCTAACAAACCTCTCTTCTGTCTTCCTAAGGGATTCTTACCTCAGTGTCCAGCGAGCAAGTGCTGAAGTTCTTACTTCTATTATTCACCTATCATTCTATTAACCTTCACAATGCTTTACctcaaaaaattgttttctgtgcatCACGTTTCCTCTAAACTGCTGTTAAGGCAGAATGTGGGAAAAAGACAGCATCTTCAAGACGGCATAGCTGTGTCACTTCCCAAGGAGCAACATGAAACCTACAGGTTTTATTGGCAGAAGttcatttggattttaaaaCTCAGCTCCCTCATTACTTCATGCCTTTATCAGTAAACAAGCTCCCAAATTTTCCTCAGTTATGCCTGTTGCTTAGGAAGTCTTTTCAGTGTACCACCATTAAATCCACCCCTTCTACCAGTCAGCAAAAGATAACCACCCTCCTCCAGAGCAACTGAACTAACTCTACTTGTGTATtaacaagaaaaagacaagTTTATAATTTCTCAGGTTACTGGGCTACATCAAATCATAGAACAGCTCAGGCTGAAAGAGACCACAGGAAATgcctagtccaacctcctgcttgAAGCAGGGCAGCTCTCCAGTCAGCTCAGCTCGTTCAGGGCTTTGTTCTCAGATCTTCAAACCCCCAAGGACAGagattccacaacctctctgggcaacctgctccaatGCTTAATTATCCTGAGAGCACAAAGCTGTGGTGTGTTACCACAGACACCTTGCCCAAGGGACTAATGCTTAGTGTGTATAGAGCACTGTACTTTAATCACAGAGTACACTGAGGTTGTGCGGCAGCCAAGCACATTAAAATTTTACAGTCCGATACATAGTACTTAAAGGCACAATTTTAAAGTCTGTGACAGTTATAGGTTTGCCAACTTTAGGATTGAAACAGCTTATAGCAGCTTAAAGAACAGCATTATGAACTTTATGAATAATTATGTGGTGAGAAACATGTGATTGCTGGAATGAGTCTCTCAAAATACAAAACCGTTAAGCATAATGGCAAGCTTCATGTCaatatggaaaagaaacattttcaatgTGTTCAGTTGTTGAATATTTTTTGCCTTATTAAGTATCAGTACAGATGAGATCAGTCAAATTTCCATTCATAAAAACCTGCTGAAAACTAAAGACCCCAAAGTGGTAAAAGTCTGACATTTCCCTGATCTTGTGCAACTGAAATGCGCTGTAGTAAGCATATTTCTCATAGTAAATTGAATCACTGTGGTGCTTTTGCTTTACTCTGTGCTCAAGGAGTACAGCAACTTCTGATTAAGTAACATAAGACAGAGTCTACCAGGCAGATACAACTCTTGACCTCGCTCATCAGCTCTCTTTAATTTGCCGAGGTTGGTGATTCAGCATAGGCACAGCCTCCTTCATATTGGTTTATGAGATTATCACTGTACAAGTGTGACAGGCAAGAAACTCACAACTGATAAAAGAAAGCTAGTCTGAAAGTACAGTTTTAATCTCCAGGAAGGCTTCCACtataaagtacattttaaatagaaaaaataagtatcagtgaagtatcaggaaaaaatagaCATTAGGAGAGGTGACATTAGTGACAAACTACTTGAGATGGGATATAGTATACTTCTCCAATTAGACTGGAACACAAAgaaacttctatttttatattttgtaagaGAGTTTATACAGAAGTCTAACACTCATACCAAGTAATGAGATGGAAAGCATATATGGTCATTTAACCATATTCAGAAAAACCTGACATTGATAGGAACAGCCCTCAACCGCAGCCTGTGTGGGTACATActgtggctgcaggctgctgaagTTACTCTGTGACTTTacagctgctggaggaacaTGTTTGTGCTTTGTCCTACTTTCACTTTTGCCTGTGGAACAAGTGCTTAAAAAAGGGtatctttgaaatgtttttgagtGAAGCTccacagaaaagtgaaaaagaggACCAGCATCCCCAAATTCAGTCAGATGCTGGAGTATTCACTTTCAGGTTTtaatttctgataaaaataaCCAGTAAGCACTAAGTACACTGCAGAGGCAGaactgtctttaaaattaaagtccaagaaaactgaagtattaACGTGGCTCATAAAAGCTTGTAGTTTTAACTTGCCATGCTATACAGCTATGTCAAGTCTAAGCTTAATACGGTCTGCAAACTAGCCAAAAGAACTGCACATGGAGGTATTTAATACATAGAAGTTTCAGCCTGCCCCAGACACTTAAACACATAGAACTCAGTCCTGCAAAAGCTGCAGTCCAACTTTTATTCGGGGCCTGCAACAACTATGCTTCAGATAAATGGTCAAAATGATCCTAAACTGACAGTATGTGCTGTTTGATGATGGATGTGTTGCACAAGGGTTGTAAAAACTCAGCATCCCAGTTTGCTTCTGGGCACGCTATGGTGACAGATTCTTCTTGAAGCATAAAACAGCATCTAATAAGTTTCCTGTGATCTTAATTTGTACATTTGTGAATCCGTATTTCTCCAGTAGTTGTTTATATTCTGAGCCACTTCTTTGCTTGCCTTCAGTCATACTGAGGGACTGTAGTACAGCTCTAGGAGGGTGCGTCTTCTGCTCATCAAGCACAATTTCTGCCACTAGCAAGGCACTTCCTGCATttccaaaacaaccaaaagtgGTTTAGTAAAGTATTTCTAGCTTCAAGTTATTAGCATTTTGTTCAGAGACAGTTACTGAAGTCGTTAAGACTAATGTTTTAACAGCTTTCAGTAGAAATTTGTGACAGAACTTTACTTCCAGTACACTCTTCCTGGAAGCAATTGTTCAGCTGTTAAAAGGAAGGGGGCATTTACAGCACCGTCTCCACTTCAATGAAGTTCAGATCACTTCCTGATTATGCTCTTAAACTCATTTCCATTTGAGCCAAGCAACTCCTCTAAATTGCTCATACCCTAATCTTGCATAAGATTAAGACAGTCACCCATGATTTTCTTTCATAACTTATAAGCAGTATTATGAATTATGGCCTAGATCTAATTTTGAATGGTCTCCTATGAAGCAAACTTCATAGCTACAGTTAATCCTGTTGAATTAAGGAATCACTTGATCTTGGCAGtcaggcttttctgttttttgtctTCTCCTTTGATCTTTAATACTGTCCAAATATGAGTTAGCGTGCCCTGGCAGACAAAAGGGCCAACCATGTCCTGGAGTgcaccaagcacagcacagctagTCAGCTGAGGGAGGTGACTGTCCCAATCTACACTGCACCAGCGCATCCCCACCTCCAGCACTGTgtggttttgggcccctcaaCAGAAGGAGGAGGATACACCTCAGTCTATCCAGAGGAGGGTGACCAAGATTGTGAAAGGCCTCAAAGGCAAGACTTCTAAGGAGTGgctgaggtcacttggtttgttcagcttggGGAAGAGAAGGTTGAGGGGTGACCTCACTGCAGTCTACAACTTCCTCAAGAGGGGTAGCAGAGGAGAATGTGCTGACCTCctctctggtgaccagtgaTAGGACATGAGGAAATTGAATGAAGAGAAACCCggggaagttcagattggacattaggaaaaggttcttcactgacaGGATGGCCAGTCAGTGGAACAGGCTTTTCCAGGGAAGTGGTCAGGGCACCAAACCTCTCATGGTTCAAGGGGCATCTGGACAACGCTCAGTCATATGGTTAAGTTTTGGTAGTACTTTGAGGAACAGAGTTGGACTCTGTGATctttatgggtcccttccaacctgagatATTTTATGATTCAAATGTAggacaaagcagaagcagctagTTATTTCTCATGATACCTGCGCCAAAAGTAGTGCTGAACTCTGGTTTACCATATTCTAGGCACTACCAACACAGCAAACCAAACTACTACTTCTGGAATAGCAAAACAAACTGCTTCTTAATAACTAAAAAGGAACTTTAATTAGGCTACTTATTTCTATACATGCAAGCACATGCTTCATCATTTGATGGTACAGGGCTTATTACAAAGACTGGGCATGGCAAAGAGAGGAGATGACAGTTACATGTGAAGCCTACAACTATACTAAGGGCTTATTTCCATATAGTTTTATTagcagttttgtttcctttttttcttgataagTATTACAAATAATGCAAGCACAGACACTCAAGCAAAGGCTACTATGATTGGACAGAAACATATACTTTTTTAATATGACATTCTTATGATTGCTCATTATGTTTATGCATTAACATGCACCTTTAAACCCACAAGATTAAAAATACTTACCTGGTTTGCAAACAGCTGATATCTTGCTTAATAACACATGTATCTTTTCATCAGGCCAGTCATGAAGAATCCGTGAAAGGATGTAAAGGTCTGCTTCTGGAAGATTATCCTTGAAGAAGTCACCTGTTGGAAAGCAGAGTTTGTACATTCCTACAGAAATCACAGAGTACATTACTACAAAATGAGATTAAGATATTGTGGAGGAACCAGGAGCTTCAGCAGaagtaaagaaacaaacaagaatgAACAGGTATAGGTGTGCACTGCTTTGCACATAAGGAAAGCATTAATAGAAGAGCAGATCACAGGTAAAAATTCTGTAATGTGTGAAAATGGAGAGAAAGCCTAAAGCAATGAAGGAGACAAAGTCCTTTGTAGCCATCATGTTGATCTCACCTAGAAAGGGAAAGTCTGAGACAGGAATGTGCAGCCTCTACTCCCAGTGGTACTCAAACCCAAATAATTCTTACTTCCTTGTTTATCCACATTCTTCAACCATAGCCAGTTTGTTTTAATCCCCATAGGCTTGAGAAATGCAATGCCCCCACTTAGCATGGGTGAGCCTACATTGCTTTGTACTAAGACACATTTGGGGTTGGAGCAGTGTAGCACACCACTTTCTACAGCAGAAGAGCCTGCTCTGTGCTCCAGGATAACAGATATAAGACAAAAGATCATGTGTTACACTTACCTGATATGAATGTCACTGGAGCTGTGTTTTGTCCTGGAGGCTGAAAGTAAGAGGTGTTTGCAATGACTTCTGGAAGGTCAAATACTGTGACCTTGAGATTTGGGTATATTTGTCCTAATTCATGAGCCAGAGCTCCTGTGCAACCTGTTGACAGTTTAAAAAAGTCAAATcaggtcttttctcccagcccttgcagacatttttaaagacaaggctgtacataaaattaaaatagacaGTAAATCAGAATTGAAGTAGACAGTCAGCTCCACAATGAACATGGGCAACAGCACTTGCTGGTGGATACAGCAATGCATTAAAGCTTGGAGAATGCAGACATGAATCTCTACTGTCATGGAATGGCTAATATGACCTTTGATACCAGTACCTCAGGGTGGTGTGGGGAGCAGAAGAACATTGATGAAAGGGCAAGGACTTGTAATTTGTGGATTAAGAGCACTAGAACCATTTACCATTTACAAAGCACTGATATATAAAGTTTGGTAAATACTCTCCAGCATTGTGACAGATAGGGATGGTAAAGTCTAGAAGTCTCTGCACAGGTGGCAAAGGTTGCACCAGTATTGTGTTAATTCCTCTGACATGCCGTCCACCTCCCCAGGCAAAATAAAGTGTTCTTTCCTCAGTGGATCTTTCCCTGTGTAATAACACTCTCTCTGTGTAACTCCAAGCACAGAGCAAGAAAGGACACTAACAAGAAGGGTTTCTTCAGATGTATCATTGgtctaaaacatttttgtggtCATTTTAAGAATCATTAAGGTCATTAAGAATCAAagcaacacacaaaacaaaccaattcTAAAAGAGGCACAACTTTTTGTTCtagcagtgctgtgtttcaaGTTTGACACCCCAACACAGAAGGACTCAGAAATAAATCCTTCGCTACTTTTGGAAATCTTGGATGTGCTAAAGGACAGCAACAGTACAGCTGACAATGGAGCTCACAGCCCAGTATTTTATCAGCTGAGCCAAAACCcatcttgttttctgtgctgagctgtgtcAGTATCGACTAGATTGTGACAAACATTCACTTATTTTAAACTATTCAAATACCATTTAAGTAACAATGCTTTCAGTTAACTGCATTCATCTGACATTACAAtgccagaaaaataacagtagaTAGTATTACTCCAGTTCTAGTAAAAAATACACATAGATCTTAAGTAATAAAATACGGAACTGAAATCAAGATTTTCCCTTTGATTTGTATACAAATTCAATTACAGGCAATACCTCCTAGATCACAAGCAGATTTAAACCGTGAAAGATCAAATGCTGTAGCCACGTCTCTTGCTGTCAGTTGGGCAATGCTGTGCATAGCAGCCATAAAACGCTGCTTCACCTCCTGGCTGTGATAATAGTCCTaaaaaggggtaaaaaaagCATAGTAATAGAAGCTTATTTTCATTACTTAGCTGAAACTATGTACAACCGAGGCAGTAGGTGCACACCATTACCATTAGAATTCTAAAATTAAAAGGTCAGTTAAAAGTGCCATTGACTAGTTGCTCATCTACTGTAGTGATCAGCAGACTACATCCTCTCAAAAATTCTGATCACACAGGCATCTTCTGCAGTACATCTCAAAGGACATACACTTGGCTGGTTTGAACTTGATCTTCCTGACATCCCAAGGGCTGTTAAATTCAACACTTCTGCCCACTGAAGCTCAGGCAATATAGTAGGAAGAAGTGAAAAGtgctttctaaagaaatacTGGGCCTTTGATATACATTTACTAACATACTTGGTCCACAGCAAGATTCTCCAGATTTCAAACTGTTCGTAAGGACATGATTGAGGTATTTTTTCCAGTCTCCTAAAGCGTTCCTCCTTCTTGATATAGTCACAAGTTGCTTCCATGTAAATCTGACATTTATTCTCCCTTGATGAGGAAATAACCAGATGGTTGGATCGTAACTTAAATGAGAAACATTACAGCTCATAATGCATTTTTTGATTACAGGAGAAGCAAGCCTTCAGTACCAGAAACTCATGCCTTTACCTTTGAAATGATACAGAAGCATGAATCCCGTTGTGTCTCACTTTCATACAGATTTCATCAGTTATGCCTGGCTTCACAGCTACCATGAAGCGGAAGTAACTCCAGGCTGTGAGTATGCACAGTGCCATAGGCAGCCCATATATTCTGCTTAGACATACCATCCTGTAAACATATAGAGCCCATGCCTGAACTGGCAGTGACTTCTGCCACATGCATCACCCAAGCATACTCAAGTTGGTAATCCAAATGTTTAACAAAGGATGAGATCCAGTTTGCCTATGTTAAAACAATTAATTTGTATGTAAGTTTAAGCATCTACTGCAGCACCTACCTAAAGCAAAGTATCTAAACTCCCTTTAAAAGAGCCTTTGAAGGATTTAGAttcctgctttagcagggaagttggactaggtgatctcctGGAGTACTGCATTTTGTTCTGGGCCCCCAACACACAAAGGACGTAGACCTGTTGGAGTggatccagaggagggccatgaagacgATCAGAGGGgtggagcatctctcctgtgaagacaggctggaagagttgaagctgttcagcctggagaagaggaggctccagggagactttAGAGTAGCCCTTCAATACTTAAAGAGGGCTTACAAGATGGAGATGGACATTTTAGTAGAGCCTATAGCGACAGGACAAGCCGTAATTGTTTTCGACTAAAAGAGGGCAAATGCAGAataggtattaggaagaaattctttactgcaagggtggtgaggcactggaacggattgcccagagaagctgtgatgCCCCATCTCTGggagtgttcaaggccaggctggatggggcttcgagcaacctggtctggtggcaggtgcccctgcccatggcaggggcgttggaactagatgatcctcaaggtcctttccaacccaaaccattctatgatctCCAGAAGTCCTTCCAACcccaactgttctgtgattGTGTGATCCATTCTGTGATTCCTAAAGGAGGTTCTGTCCACCAGTAATCTAGTACTAACATTAGGCTAACAGGACCTTCTTAAGTCTCCAAAGGCCTTATTTCCTTCCATCAACTGTATACGAGGGATGTAGACAGCTTTTTCAGCATCTGGAAGTATAAATTAAGAACCTTGGGGTGCAGGGTGAAGTACCCTTTAAGCCAGCACTGTTGTCAGAGATGATGTCCTGATGTATTCTCCTACTCGCTCTGCTAGCCCTCTCCTTAAACAGGCACAAATTTACGCCCCTCAACTTGCTTCACCAGGTGGATAACTGACAAGTTAGGCCAGTTATAACCCTAAGTCATTCTCCACTCTGTACACATCCACCTGGGCTAGCACTGGAAAAGAAGTACTACAGAGATGGAAACACATGGAAGAAAGGTTACAATTCTTACCAGCAGTATGTACCAGCTTGAAGCATATACAAAGCTACAAACCTTCATTGAAGAGATGAGATCCCTCCTGCACTGCATCAACACAAAGTGACTTTGAAAACAGCTTCCATCACAGTCAGCACAGACTGAGGTAGATGCACATCAGTATCAAGTGATTGGCACCCAATACTGAGAGAGTGCACGTGTGATAAGGTACTATCTGGTGTTATAAGAAAGGAcacattaaatttaaattaaacagaCCCAGAGGTTGTTCTCAGAGTGTGTTAGCTGGATAGGCAACACCTTAACCAGAGAATTTTCATCAGCACTTGAATTTCCCAGGACACTCTGGGATTGCTCCAGCACCTGAGCCTAAAGTTGAAGGGAACAGAAGTCTGGGGCTAGTGAGTTGCACTGTGTTTTTACCATTCCTAATATTAACCAAATTTCTTAGACTGCTCAGTCTCCATCTGCCACTAGatcagttctgggcccctccCAACTAGTTTTGATACCAGTAAGAGTTTACATTACCTTAAATAaatcctctgctttctttccaaagGCTCGATGAttctgcctgctgccttccttgACAGCAGACTCCAAGTTTGTGAAGAGAGGCCAAATGTGGTCATTTGAGTGGATAATGTAGCCATGAAGTGAGCATTCGCCATCTGAAGTCAGGTAGGTGTTTGCTGAATCTGTATTACTATAACcttaagggaagaaaacaacTGTAACCAGCTTTGTTTCAGTACTTTAAAACTGTCATTTAAAATCTGAAGGCGCATTTTCTGGCGTAGCTGTTAAATAGCTAGCAAAACCTGATCTTCTTCTGCAAAGACTTCCATGAAAAAATTCTAAAAGTCTTCTCATTCTTAAGGAGCAGGTACTTtgtttccaaaaataatttatgatgGAAGATATAGATTGgcttaaaaaagtaataataaattGGTGCCTAAGTACCTCAGTTAGATACCTAATATTCAACAGAGTATTGGAAGTTTCTCATTCTTGaccacatttttctttagattATGGCTTCCCTTAAATTCCAACTTTCTCCAGTATGTTTTGCCTTTAGGGCTTTCACCTTGGTCTTGTCCTCTAATAGAGTTGAAAGCctcctttatttccttttcttggcaCTTGACCATTTCAGGTCTTACATAGTAAGTGATGCATATGGAAACCTGTAACAACATAGTGTGGACTGAAAATTAGTCCTAACACTGACTCCCTCACCTACATACACCGTCAGGCACTTTTCCAGTTAGGGGTGCTAAAATTTAAGCTGTTGTCTATAAAAAGAGGCCATATTCCAGAGCTTTCCTCAGTGGAACCCTGATTCTCTGCTGAAGATTGTGACACTgcattgctgcagcagcaaatggAATTTTGTCCTTCTTTTAGATAGAAAAAGAATCActgaggttggaaaaggccttaAAGTGATCTTAAAGATCATTGAGTACAACTGtaaacctagcactgccaagtcgACCACATCCCAAGTGCCAGGTCTACCTCTTTTAagtgcctccagggatggtgactcaagcACTTCCCTCGGGCAGCATTTTTCAATGTCTGACAAAccttttagtgaaaaaaaaattcctagtatctaatctaaataTCTCCTAGTacagcttgaggccatttcctctcatcttACCACTTAACTGGGAGATGCACACCCACCTCACTAACACCTTCCTTTCAGGTACTTctagagagcaataaggtccctcCTAAGTCTCCTATTCTTCAGgttaaacaaccccagttccctctgctgctcctcacaagactcgtgctccagacccttcaccagctgcatTGCCTgggacacgctccagcacctcagtgtcttgtggtgcagcctcaccagtgtcAAGTAtgggggacaatcacttccctagtcctgctggctaCATTATTTCTcatacaagccagggtgctgttggctgccttgcTGACTTGGGTATGCTGCTGGCTCTGGTTCAGCcagccatcaaccagcacccctGGGTAcctttctgccaggcagctttccagccactcttccccaagcctgtagtgctgcGTGGGGCTGTTATGGTCAAAGTGCAGGTTACACATCTGAGTCATTATGCTGCTCCCTGGGACTGCCCACACAACTTTCTTAGAGATTTGGTCAGTACTACATCCAGAGAGCAAAACCAATCTAAGGGTTCCTCAAAGAACACCTTAATGTGTTCATAAAATAAAGCCTGGCCCCAAATGAAAAAATCTAGCTACTAATAATGGAAGCAAAGAAGCAACAATCCATTCCCCTTTCCCTCAAATCCAAGTTACCCACAACATCAAGTCAGATTCTATGACCTTCAAAGCATCTCTCCCAGTCCTGCATGGCTTTCAGTACGTACTATGCAGTTGGGGGAAAGAGAAACTAGTCACCTTGTGGTGTTTTCTCCAGTAATCCAAGAGCAGCACATGCATCAAGGAGTCTTTCTGTTCCGCACACAGAGGTTCCAACCTCATTTGCAATATCCACAGCCTTCAGTGGGCCTTTATCTTTCAGATGATCAAACATCTTCAACTTAGATGCTACAAACATAGCCTccatagaggaaaaaaaaaatagcatgctgtatttaaaagactgcaatcaagaaacaaaagaactaGAATTATTCTACACAACTACTGTTCTTTAAGAAGCAcaacacagtttaaaaaaactcCTAAAAATTGCTACGATACATTTCCATCCCTTTCAGAGAGTTTCACTATCTTAGGCAAGCAACAGAATTTTGAACAGAGGTGTTTGGGAGAGAAAGGAACTCAGAATGTTCTGGAATGCAGCCTACAGATTTTGTATGAAGACCACCTCTTTATTCAGATATTTAGCATATCCCCATCTATAAGATCCTTTCATAAGATCAAGCACTCTTAAGCACTTGAACCAATACcaaaagataaaattttattCACTCAAGACATAAGGAACTGGAAAGCTCCACTTAGGCAGTGTAGCAGCTTCAGTTCCTGTAATATTTGTCTTAGTTTAATaaatgttaaggaaaaaaaataaaaaaagaataaaacgTCAGGGCACAACTGTactacacacacaccccttaaAAGCACATGTACACATGGAATGGGGAACAGAAAACAGCTAGTGTCCAATAGTGAAGAAAAACCCACGGGCAATACAGCTGCCTAAGTTGAAAAACTTAACTGAACTTGTAGAGATATGCTAATCAAACCAGCGAGGAAAGTTAGTATGTGATAATATATACCtctatttgaaattaattgGCAATTCTGCAGTTTCAGTATTCTGAAACTATTCTGAAACTGAAACTATTCACCTAAACCCAAGGAACTTATGTAGAGCACGAGAGCAGAAGCACATACAGCAATCACAGAATCCGTTTCTTTGCAACTGCAGGCAATTATAATGTACTTAAAGATCAAATGAAGTCAAGGAAAAATTGGAT
Proteins encoded in this window:
- the ASMTL gene encoding probable bifunctional dTTP/UTP pyrophosphatase/methyltransferase protein isoform X2 gives rise to the protein MVLNPVLGKLVSKRVVLASASPRRQEILTNVGLRFEVVPSWFKETLEKSSFAAPYEYAVETAKQKALEVANRMHVKHLRTPDVVIGADTIVTVDEQILEKPVDKQDAYRMLSRLNGKEHSVFTGVAIIHCSSKDNQLETEVTDFYEETKVKFSDLSEELLWEYIHSGEPMDKAGGYGIQALGGMLVEYVHGDFLNVVGFPLNHFCKKLAELYYPPPKHNVQHKKYDSIPSVDTFENLSDGESESSNFTEHKGASKLDSSGMCSSGAIYNSENSSSIKTGFTVPLENQNGVLESAAKLPSKILELMDGFRASKAMFVASKLKMFDHLKDKGPLKAVDIANEVGTSVCGTERLLDACAALGLLEKTPQGYSNTDSANTYLTSDGECSLHGYIIHSNDHIWPLFTNLESAVKEGSRQNHRAFGKKAEDLFKDYYHSQEVKQRFMAAMHSIAQLTARDVATAFDLSRFKSACDLGGCTGALAHELGQIYPNLKVTVFDLPEVIANTSYFQPPGQNTAPVTFISGDFFKDNLPEADLYILSRILHDWPDEKIHVLLSKISAVCKPGSALLVAEIVLDEQKTHPPRAVLQSLSMTEGKQRSGSEYKQLLEKYGFTNVQIKITGNLLDAVLCFKKNLSP